In a single window of the Amycolatopsis sp. cg5 genome:
- a CDS encoding DinB family protein: protein MNVAEVLSDGFGRVREVARGAVADLDVDQLTWRVDGSGNSIAWLIWHLTRIQDDHLADAGGYEQLWTAEGWSSRFALPFDDSATGYGHTYEEVGQVRAEGSLLLGYLDVVHERTLKFLSGLADADLDRVVDESWDPAVTLGVRLVSVISDGLQHAGQAAFVNGLLPSRSS from the coding sequence GTGAATGTCGCGGAAGTGCTTTCCGACGGTTTCGGCCGAGTCCGTGAGGTGGCGCGCGGCGCCGTCGCGGACCTGGACGTCGACCAGCTGACCTGGCGCGTCGACGGCTCGGGCAACTCGATCGCGTGGCTGATCTGGCACCTGACCCGGATCCAGGACGACCACCTGGCCGACGCCGGCGGCTACGAGCAGCTGTGGACCGCGGAGGGCTGGAGTTCGCGGTTCGCGCTGCCGTTCGACGACAGCGCGACGGGTTACGGCCACACCTACGAGGAGGTCGGCCAGGTCCGCGCGGAGGGCTCGCTGCTGCTCGGCTACCTCGACGTGGTGCACGAGCGCACGCTCAAGTTCTTGTCCGGGCTCGCGGACGCCGATCTCGACCGGGTGGTCGACGAGTCGTGGGATCCGGCGGTGACGCTGGGCGTGCGCCTGGTGAGCGTGATTTCGGACGGCCTTCAGCACGCGGGCCAGGCGGCCTTCGTCAACGGCCTGCTGCCCTCGAGGAGTTCGTGA
- a CDS encoding nuclear transport factor 2 family protein, whose translation MENLQKLFDRYVYCGMTRDAAALADMFTSDGVLEAPLVPDGHPFPRRLSGRDAIRAGLAEYYARPAGPERKVDISKSSYTLHVTSDPDVFITEIDTAYDTDGETTFMSLAQIFRLRDGKIALMRDYFAPEHAD comes from the coding sequence GTGGAGAACCTACAAAAACTGTTCGATCGCTACGTCTACTGCGGCATGACCCGCGACGCCGCCGCCTTGGCCGACATGTTCACCTCCGACGGCGTCCTCGAAGCGCCGCTCGTGCCCGACGGCCACCCGTTCCCGCGCCGCCTTTCCGGCCGGGACGCGATCCGGGCCGGTTTGGCCGAGTACTACGCCCGGCCCGCGGGGCCCGAGCGCAAGGTCGATATCAGCAAGTCGAGCTACACGTTGCACGTGACGTCGGATCCGGACGTGTTCATCACGGAGATCGACACGGCCTACGACACGGATGGAGAGACCACGTTCATGTCACTCGCGCAGATCTTCCGGCTGCGAGACGGGAAGATCGCGTTGATGCGGGACTATTTCGCGCCCGAGCACGCCGACTAA
- a CDS encoding MFS transporter produces MTRYRDALAIGEFRAVFAAHVLSMLGMIVAQFATSVLVFQRTGSPLLTTLVFALAFTPHLFAGTLFGALVDRVPVRRLLVSCNLTTAALAATMAIPGMPVVALLALVFGIGLVGPVFSGARSATLPEILPGPAYIPGRSLFRLVSQGAQVAGLALGDLLLAAVTASTALLMEAAAFVLSAALLRFATKERPPRAKTGSLVRDSLGGLRDVLAVPPLRRTLLLGWVVPSLALFPEALANPYAHEQGFSTVQLGLMMAVLPLGNILAEFIGMWGLDARQQVSRIAWLVALVFVPMLGYALRPGFAATLAILFCSGLGFAHHLGLDRLLLDVAPEHLRSRALALQTAGLMFWQGLGFAVAGALAQFIPITLLVPATAVIGLAAAAGLRPGYAAAR; encoded by the coding sequence TTCGCCACCTCGGTGCTGGTCTTCCAGCGCACCGGCTCGCCGCTGCTCACCACGCTCGTGTTCGCGCTGGCGTTCACCCCGCATCTGTTCGCGGGCACGCTGTTCGGCGCGCTCGTCGACCGGGTGCCGGTGCGGCGGCTGCTCGTGTCGTGCAATCTGACCACCGCCGCGCTCGCGGCGACGATGGCGATACCGGGTATGCCGGTGGTGGCCCTGCTCGCGCTCGTCTTCGGGATCGGACTGGTCGGCCCGGTGTTCTCCGGCGCTCGCTCGGCGACCTTGCCGGAGATACTGCCGGGCCCGGCCTACATCCCTGGCCGGAGCCTGTTCCGGCTGGTGTCACAGGGCGCGCAGGTGGCCGGGCTGGCGCTCGGCGATCTTCTGCTCGCCGCGGTGACGGCATCGACCGCGCTGCTGATGGAAGCCGCCGCGTTCGTGCTCTCCGCGGCGCTGCTGCGGTTCGCGACCAAGGAGCGACCGCCGCGCGCGAAGACCGGGTCGCTGGTGCGTGATTCGCTCGGCGGGCTGCGTGACGTGCTGGCGGTGCCGCCGTTGCGCCGCACGCTCCTGCTCGGCTGGGTGGTCCCGTCGCTCGCGCTCTTCCCCGAGGCGCTCGCGAACCCGTACGCCCACGAGCAGGGATTCTCGACCGTGCAGCTCGGGCTCATGATGGCCGTGCTGCCGCTGGGCAACATCCTCGCCGAGTTCATCGGCATGTGGGGACTCGACGCCCGGCAGCAGGTCAGCCGGATCGCGTGGCTCGTGGCGCTGGTTTTCGTCCCGATGCTCGGTTACGCGCTGCGTCCCGGTTTCGCCGCCACGCTGGCGATCTTGTTCTGCTCTGGTCTCGGCTTCGCGCACCACCTCGGCCTGGACCGCTTGCTGCTCGACGTGGCGCCCGAGCACCTGCGGTCTCGCGCGCTCGCGCTGCAGACCGCGGGCCTGATGTTCTGGCAAGGCCTCGGCTTCGCCGTCGCGGGCGCGCTCGCCCAGTTCATCCCGATCACGTTGCTGGTCCCGGCGACCGCGGTCATCGGGCTCGCCGCGGCCGCCGGGCTCAGGCCTGGTTACGCCGCAGCTCGCTGA
- a CDS encoding protealysin inhibitor emfourin, with translation MRITFESDGGFAVFPALQRPMTIDTADLPPAAATELENLVRVAREQPRPVSVSPTAGADQITHLVTVEDDDGAHSMRLTEPVMDEPVQVLLERLSELRRNQA, from the coding sequence ATGCGGATCACTTTCGAGTCCGACGGCGGCTTCGCCGTGTTCCCCGCGCTGCAACGGCCGATGACGATCGACACCGCCGACCTGCCGCCGGCGGCCGCCACCGAGCTGGAGAACCTCGTGCGGGTCGCACGGGAGCAACCCCGGCCGGTGAGCGTGTCGCCGACGGCTGGCGCGGACCAGATCACCCACCTGGTCACCGTCGAGGACGACGACGGCGCGCACAGCATGCGGCTCACCGAGCCGGTCATGGACGAACCCGTCCAGGTCTTGCTCGAACGGCTCAGCGAGCTGCGGCGTAACCAGGCCTGA
- a CDS encoding YciI family protein — translation MKQYLLAVQLDETVPFGTEAEVQAMMARTGKVTEEMKSAGAWVFVGGLENSDAATVVRPGNGTTTITDGPFAETKEQLGGFWVINAEDHDQALAWAAKCATACGQAIEVRPFDDGTRRR, via the coding sequence ATGAAGCAGTACCTGCTGGCCGTCCAGCTGGACGAGACCGTGCCGTTCGGGACCGAAGCGGAGGTCCAGGCCATGATGGCCAGGACCGGCAAGGTCACCGAGGAGATGAAGTCCGCAGGGGCGTGGGTGTTCGTCGGCGGCCTGGAGAACTCGGACGCCGCCACGGTCGTCCGCCCCGGCAACGGCACCACGACCATCACCGACGGCCCGTTCGCCGAGACCAAGGAACAGCTCGGCGGATTCTGGGTGATCAACGCCGAAGACCACGACCAGGCACTCGCCTGGGCCGCGAAGTGCGCGACCGCCTGCGGCCAGGCGATCGAGGTCCGCCCGTTCGACGACGGGACACGCAGGCGTTGA
- a CDS encoding M4 family metallopeptidase produces the protein MLEQIAERAPDAETRNAALRALSVDHSVRAVRMTEHFTRPRTTPATQSLTPHLQRFLYSAENKQTLPGKLIRAEGQGASGDVTVDEAYDGLGATFKLYWDIYQRNSIDNLGMDLKGTVHFGVKYNNAFWNGSQMVFGDGDGVIFNRFTIAVDVMGHELTHGVTGHQAGLVYHDQPGALNESMSDVFGSLVKQYALNQTAAQADWLIGKGLLAAGINGVALRSMKAPGTAYNDPKLGKDPQPDHMSKYVNTTSDNGGVHINSGIPNKAFYLLAIALGSNAWDKAGRIWYTTLCDPRLSSTAQFLDFANLTAANASMLYGANEAQAVIDAWEQVGVHATFALPKISGNWVLHFSWGATANYAQTALSFNGNGTFTGSLSGKWHQQDGTVLLSFDTGPAKYAGTVDGNIGSGAMSTFAGLDGAWYLSKQGTTGIAQTALPAAEPGSIDAAGNAFTGSVPVEPQATETTA, from the coding sequence ATGCTCGAGCAGATCGCCGAGCGCGCGCCCGACGCCGAAACGCGCAACGCGGCGCTGCGCGCGTTGTCGGTCGACCACAGTGTGCGTGCCGTCCGGATGACCGAGCACTTCACCCGCCCTCGCACCACGCCGGCCACTCAATCGCTGACGCCGCACCTGCAGCGTTTCCTCTACTCGGCCGAGAACAAGCAGACGCTGCCGGGCAAACTCATCCGCGCCGAAGGCCAAGGCGCGAGCGGTGACGTCACGGTCGACGAGGCCTACGACGGGCTCGGCGCGACGTTCAAGCTCTACTGGGACATTTACCAGCGCAATTCCATCGACAACCTGGGCATGGACCTGAAAGGCACTGTCCACTTCGGAGTCAAGTACAACAATGCCTTCTGGAACGGCAGCCAGATGGTGTTCGGAGACGGCGACGGCGTCATCTTCAACCGCTTCACCATCGCCGTCGACGTGATGGGCCACGAGCTCACCCACGGCGTCACCGGCCATCAGGCTGGCCTGGTCTACCACGACCAGCCGGGTGCGCTGAACGAGTCGATGTCGGACGTGTTCGGCTCGCTCGTCAAGCAGTACGCGCTCAACCAGACCGCGGCGCAGGCCGACTGGCTGATCGGGAAGGGACTGCTCGCGGCCGGTATCAACGGCGTCGCGCTGCGGTCGATGAAGGCGCCGGGCACCGCGTACAACGACCCGAAGCTCGGCAAGGACCCGCAGCCGGACCACATGAGCAAGTACGTGAACACCACCTCCGACAACGGTGGCGTGCACATCAACTCCGGCATCCCGAACAAGGCGTTCTACCTGCTCGCCATCGCGCTCGGGAGCAACGCCTGGGACAAGGCCGGCCGGATCTGGTACACGACGCTGTGCGACCCTCGGCTGTCGTCGACCGCGCAGTTCCTCGACTTCGCGAACCTCACGGCCGCCAACGCGAGCATGCTCTACGGCGCCAACGAGGCGCAGGCCGTCATCGACGCCTGGGAACAGGTCGGCGTGCACGCCACCTTCGCGCTGCCGAAGATCTCCGGCAACTGGGTGCTGCACTTCAGCTGGGGCGCGACCGCGAACTACGCGCAGACCGCGCTTTCGTTCAACGGCAACGGAACCTTCACCGGTTCACTGTCGGGCAAGTGGCACCAGCAGGACGGGACCGTGCTCCTGAGCTTCGACACCGGGCCTGCCAAGTACGCGGGCACGGTCGACGGCAACATCGGCTCCGGCGCGATGTCGACCTTCGCCGGGCTGGACGGCGCCTGGTACCTGTCGAAGCAGGGCACGACCGGAATCGCCCAGACCGCGCTCCCCGCGGCCGAGCCGGGTTCGATCGACGCGGCGGGCAACGCCTTCACCGGCAGCGTCCCCGTGGAGCCGCAGGCGACGGAGACCACGGCCTAA
- a CDS encoding RNA polymerase sigma factor, giving the protein MDLDGVYRAEYGRCVATLTRLLGDIGLAEEAVQDAFAVAVQKWDELPPNPGAWIVTTARNRAIDRLRRESTREARHAQALLLQQADEPAEIGPVRDDQLRMIFTCCHPALSPLAQTALTLRLLGGLEVAEIARAYLVPEATISQRIVRAKKKIRDAGIPYRVPGQDELPERLASVLTVLYLVFNEGYTSTSGALVRTDLSGEAVRLARALAELMPDEPEVIGLLALLLLTEARRPARVGPSGELVVLAEQDRSLWNRELIAQGHELVRECLRRGTPGPYQLQAAINAVHTDGPATDWPQVLALYDQLLRHSPSPIVALNRAVAVAEVHGPALALATIEDLDLPGYHLLPATRADLLSRLGRSADAAAAYDEAIALVTNATERTFLEGRRAQLT; this is encoded by the coding sequence ATCGATCTCGACGGCGTTTACCGGGCCGAGTACGGCCGTTGCGTGGCCACCTTGACCCGCCTGCTCGGCGACATCGGGCTCGCGGAGGAGGCCGTGCAGGACGCGTTCGCGGTCGCCGTCCAGAAATGGGACGAGCTGCCCCCGAACCCCGGCGCGTGGATCGTCACCACCGCCCGCAACCGCGCGATCGACCGGTTGAGGCGCGAGTCGACCCGCGAAGCCCGGCACGCGCAAGCGTTGCTGCTGCAGCAGGCCGACGAGCCCGCGGAGATCGGTCCGGTGCGCGACGACCAGCTCCGCATGATCTTCACCTGCTGTCACCCGGCGCTGTCCCCGCTGGCGCAGACCGCGCTCACGTTGCGCCTGCTCGGTGGGCTGGAGGTCGCGGAGATCGCTCGCGCTTACCTGGTGCCGGAAGCGACCATTTCCCAGCGGATCGTCCGCGCCAAGAAGAAGATCCGCGATGCCGGCATCCCGTACCGCGTACCCGGGCAGGACGAGCTTCCCGAGCGGTTGGCGTCGGTGCTGACCGTGCTGTATCTCGTCTTCAACGAGGGCTACACGTCCACGTCGGGTGCTTTGGTGCGGACGGACTTGTCCGGTGAGGCGGTGCGGCTGGCCCGTGCGCTCGCCGAGCTGATGCCGGACGAGCCCGAGGTGATCGGGCTGCTGGCGCTGCTCCTGCTCACCGAGGCCCGACGGCCCGCGCGGGTCGGGCCGTCGGGGGAGCTGGTGGTGCTCGCGGAGCAGGACCGGTCGTTGTGGAACCGGGAGTTGATCGCGCAGGGACACGAGCTGGTGCGCGAGTGCCTGCGTCGTGGCACGCCGGGGCCGTATCAGCTGCAGGCCGCGATCAACGCCGTGCACACGGACGGGCCCGCGACCGACTGGCCGCAGGTGCTCGCGCTCTACGACCAGCTGCTCCGGCACAGCCCGTCGCCGATCGTGGCGCTCAACCGCGCGGTCGCCGTCGCGGAGGTGCACGGGCCCGCGCTCGCGCTGGCCACGATCGAGGACTTGGACCTGCCCGGATATCACCTGCTTCCGGCGACCCGGGCCGACCTGCTGTCCCGCCTGGGGCGGTCCGCGGACGCGGCCGCCGCCTACGACGAGGCGATCGCTCTGGTCACCAACGCGACCGAGCGGACCTTCCTTGAGGGGCGGCGCGCTCAGCTGACCTAG
- a CDS encoding 4-oxalocrotonate tautomerase family protein, translated as MPVVNVNWWKGAGEPERRQLVSELTETVSRLAKCPPEAVTVLISDVEKDHWGIGGKLAADL; from the coding sequence ATGCCCGTCGTGAACGTGAACTGGTGGAAAGGCGCGGGTGAGCCCGAACGCCGTCAGCTGGTCTCGGAGCTGACCGAGACCGTGTCCAGGCTGGCGAAGTGCCCGCCGGAAGCGGTGACCGTGCTCATCAGCGACGTCGAAAAGGACCATTGGGGTATCGGCGGCAAGCTCGCCGCCGACCTCTGA
- a CDS encoding FAD-binding protein gives MISVEPGDPRYDGLTSGLNQRYAAKPARVELVRSTEDVVEAVQRAVSGGQRLSVRSGGHCFEDFVFNPDVEVVVDLSAMTGVYFDTARDAYVVEAGARLADVYEELYRGWGVTVPGGICYSVGAGGHFTGGGYGLLSRTHGLTVDHLHVVEVVVVDADGTASAVLADRGSDLWWAHTGGGGGNFGVVTRFFFRPLVRPPSEVLLSSLSVPWSRLDEAGFTRLLDGYGRWHAESESGLSSLLTLNHVCNGSVGLVTQIDADEPDAAEVLDEYLRTLLGDFEPPRRLPWLQATRYLGTSSPVLNDPTLRGEHKSAYVRAPLPPEQISLAYRELTRPDVTNPNAMLVAFSYGGAIGDVASDATAVAQRDSIFKLLYQSFWSTEDEDAANIGWVRDFFRSMYASTGGVPVPDSGTDGCYVNYPDADLSSSDWNTSGVPWHTLYYKDNYPRLQAIKARWDPLNVFRHAQSIQAAGPNHCSSADSGSGPAHAT, from the coding sequence ATGATCAGCGTTGAACCCGGGGATCCGCGCTACGATGGGCTGACGTCCGGGCTGAACCAGCGGTATGCCGCCAAGCCCGCGCGTGTCGAACTCGTGCGCTCCACCGAGGACGTGGTCGAGGCGGTCCAGCGGGCCGTTTCCGGTGGCCAGCGGCTTTCCGTGCGCAGTGGCGGGCACTGCTTCGAGGACTTCGTGTTCAACCCGGACGTCGAGGTCGTCGTCGACCTTTCGGCCATGACCGGGGTCTATTTCGACACCGCGCGCGACGCGTACGTGGTCGAGGCGGGCGCGCGGCTGGCGGACGTCTACGAGGAGTTGTACCGAGGCTGGGGCGTGACGGTCCCTGGCGGGATCTGCTACTCGGTGGGCGCCGGCGGGCATTTCACGGGCGGCGGCTATGGGTTGCTGTCGCGCACGCACGGGCTGACCGTCGACCATCTGCACGTGGTCGAAGTCGTGGTCGTCGACGCCGACGGGACGGCGAGCGCGGTGCTGGCCGACAGGGGTTCGGACCTGTGGTGGGCGCACACCGGGGGCGGCGGCGGGAACTTCGGCGTGGTCACGCGGTTCTTCTTCCGGCCACTCGTGCGGCCGCCGTCGGAGGTGCTGCTCAGCTCGCTGTCGGTGCCTTGGTCGCGTTTGGACGAAGCCGGTTTCACCAGGCTGCTGGACGGTTACGGCCGATGGCACGCCGAGAGCGAGTCCGGGCTGTCGAGCCTGCTGACGCTCAATCACGTATGCAACGGAAGCGTCGGCCTGGTCACGCAGATCGACGCCGACGAACCGGACGCGGCCGAGGTGCTGGACGAGTACCTGCGCACGCTGCTCGGCGACTTCGAGCCGCCTCGGCGCCTGCCGTGGTTGCAGGCGACGCGTTATCTCGGCACCAGTTCGCCGGTGCTCAACGACCCGACGCTGCGGGGCGAGCACAAGTCGGCGTATGTGCGGGCGCCGCTGCCGCCCGAGCAGATCTCGCTCGCCTACCGGGAGCTGACCAGGCCTGATGTGACGAACCCGAACGCCATGCTCGTTGCGTTCTCCTACGGCGGAGCCATCGGTGACGTGGCATCCGACGCGACCGCGGTCGCGCAGCGGGACAGCATCTTCAAGCTGCTCTACCAGTCGTTCTGGTCCACTGAGGACGAAGACGCCGCGAACATCGGCTGGGTGCGGGACTTCTTCCGCTCGATGTACGCGTCCACCGGCGGTGTGCCGGTGCCGGACTCCGGCACCGACGGCTGTTACGTCAACTACCCGGACGCCGATCTGTCCTCGTCGGACTGGAACACGTCCGGAGTGCCGTGGCATACGTTGTACTACAAGGACAACTACCCGCGCCTGCAGGCGATCAAGGCGCGCTGGGATCCGTTGAACGTGTTCCGGCACGCCCAGTCGATTCAAGCGGCCGGGCCGAACCACTGCTCGAGCGCGGACTCCGGATCCGGACCCGCCCACGCGACGTAA
- a CDS encoding FAD-dependent monooxygenase, with protein sequence MTQVLIVGGGPVGMLLAAELGLQGIETTVVETLTETHDEPRAGTLHARTVQSMLRRGYLPQPSDAPDEILEVPFHFAGRSILTLETPAIEGPPMVGQSQADIERFFEARARANGAEILRGHKVIGLDGTTVTTDQDKTITADYIVGTDGARSTVRKLAGIESTCTPATFAGILGLATLGEPARCPGGWTHGPTGSTLINVNPMGPSRILTHEFTDPLPERGAEVTLDDLHQATSRIVGHDVPMDQPTFLGRFSDFTRLADTYRKGNVFLAGDAAHVHAPLGGQGLNLGLQDAFNLGWKLAMVLKGAPEHLLDTYHAERRPVAAKVIANTRAQAALMRPGPEFDPLRDLVADLLSFDEPNSHLSDLITAQNVRYTPRGLVGSFLPNFPIGASTVSELLHSGRPVLLCTGETCDAVTGWKDRVDVVAHDLGQPAVLLRPDGYVAWAGPDPESALEQWFGPAA encoded by the coding sequence GTGACGCAGGTGCTCATCGTCGGTGGCGGGCCGGTCGGGATGCTGCTGGCCGCGGAACTGGGCTTACAGGGCATCGAAACCACGGTGGTCGAGACGCTCACCGAAACGCACGACGAACCACGCGCGGGCACTCTGCACGCCAGGACCGTGCAGTCGATGTTGCGTCGCGGCTACCTTCCCCAGCCGTCGGACGCGCCCGACGAGATACTCGAAGTGCCGTTCCACTTCGCGGGCCGGTCGATCCTCACACTGGAGACGCCCGCGATCGAAGGCCCACCCATGGTCGGCCAGTCCCAGGCCGACATCGAACGCTTCTTCGAGGCACGCGCACGCGCGAACGGCGCCGAGATCCTGCGCGGACACAAGGTGATCGGCCTCGACGGCACGACGGTCACCACCGACCAGGACAAGACCATCACCGCCGACTACATCGTCGGGACGGACGGCGCGCGCAGCACCGTGCGCAAGCTGGCAGGCATCGAAAGCACCTGCACACCGGCCACGTTCGCCGGCATCCTCGGGCTCGCCACGCTCGGCGAGCCCGCGCGCTGCCCCGGCGGCTGGACGCACGGGCCCACCGGCTCGACGCTGATCAACGTCAATCCGATGGGGCCCAGCCGAATCCTCACCCATGAGTTCACCGACCCGCTGCCCGAGCGCGGCGCCGAGGTCACCCTCGACGACCTCCACCAGGCCACGTCCAGAATCGTCGGTCACGACGTCCCGATGGACCAGCCGACCTTCCTCGGCCGGTTCAGCGATTTCACCCGGCTCGCCGACACCTACCGCAAGGGCAACGTCTTCCTTGCCGGTGACGCCGCCCATGTGCACGCGCCACTCGGCGGGCAAGGCCTCAACCTGGGCTTACAGGACGCGTTCAACCTCGGCTGGAAGCTCGCGATGGTCCTCAAGGGCGCCCCGGAGCACCTGCTCGACACCTACCACGCCGAACGACGCCCGGTCGCCGCGAAGGTCATCGCCAACACCCGCGCGCAGGCCGCGTTGATGCGCCCCGGCCCCGAATTCGACCCGCTGCGCGACCTCGTCGCCGACCTGCTGAGCTTCGACGAGCCGAACTCGCACCTCAGCGACCTGATCACCGCGCAGAACGTCCGCTACACGCCGCGCGGCCTCGTCGGCAGCTTCCTGCCGAACTTCCCGATCGGCGCCAGCACGGTCAGCGAACTGCTGCATTCCGGCAGGCCGGTGCTGCTGTGCACCGGCGAGACGTGCGACGCGGTCACCGGCTGGAAGGACCGCGTCGACGTCGTCGCGCACGACCTCGGCCAGCCCGCCGTCCTGCTCCGCCCGGACGGTTACGTCGCGTGGGCGGGTCCGGATCCGGAGTCCGCGCTCGAGCAGTGGTTCGGCCCGGCCGCTTGA